Part of the Amblyraja radiata isolate CabotCenter1 chromosome 34, sAmbRad1.1.pri, whole genome shotgun sequence genome, CAACCCAGAAAACGGCTCTCTCCATTGGCGACTCTGTCTGGTCCCGATGGAGAGCGGAGAGTCTCTTCATGTTGTCCCCATAAGATGTGCCGTTTATCACCTCGTTGAGTGCCTGCAACAGATCTGTGGAATGCATGGTTGCAATGTTGATCACTTTTGCTGCTCCTCGGGATTCGAGCTTGAGTAAATTGTCAAATTGGTCAAAAAGCAGAGGCATGCCGACCACTGGCACCCCATGGTAGATGGCTTCATAAATCCCATTGGTGCCTCCGTGTGAAACAAAGGCTCGTGTGTTGGGGTGACCCAGCAGGTCGTTCTGAGGGATCCATTTTGCCAGCAGTGTATTATACCCTATATTGGGAGGGGTCTCACCATCATATCTCCAGATAACCTTCTGGGGGACTTGAGATAAAGCTTCTGCTATTTTCATTGTAATCTCCATTGGTAAAGAGTCGACAATGGAACCCAATGACATTACAACAAGTCCATGTTTCCCTGAGCTTTGGACAAACTCctcaaactctgctgccagaggccgtgctggtttacactggaagCCTCCGATGTACACAATGTTTGGCATGGTGGGTCTTGGGAATTCAAACACAAAATCCACCCTCACCAGCCATACATCAGCTCTGAGGAGAATCGACTTGATGTCCGTGTCTGGTCCCAGATACCGATGGCATAATTCATTATAACGTGGATACACCACAAACTCAGAAATCAAGTGTTGAAAGAGACTGTGAATGACATTTTCTGTTCTTTGGAAAAAATCCATTTTGTCTGTGAGAAATGAGCCAGGAAATGGGACGTAGGAAAGTGGTGACGGGGCAGTGAGAAAATGGGCTTCCCCACTGATCTGCCATCGAACGTTGTACACCAGCGGCACTTTTAAATAATACGCAAGCATTGACCCAATGCCAAATAGAGGATCTGTGAGTATTAGGTCAAAGTTTGCATTTTTAAATTGATTCAACAAGGTTTTGTTTTCAAAGATTGCCGTGTTGAAATTTTGATAAAGACTATGGAAATCGTACAGAAACGTACCCATTACATATTGTAACATTATTCTGCCCCATAGTGTGTGACTATTCTGTAACCTGTCCAGTGACATTAGCACAAATTTCTCCATCATTTCTTTCCTTGAAGGAGCTACAAAATTATCTTGTGCTTGAACTATGATGGTTTGATACAGA contains:
- the LOC116991750 gene encoding UDP-glucuronosyltransferase 2A2-like, encoding MGGLGWKSRSNVTFVLGIIFALSCPITQAARILVVPVDGSHWINMKLLMEELNLRGHNMTVLCYSTTWFIKERLDLYQTIIVQAQDNFVAPSRKEMMEKFVLMSLDRLQNSHTLWGRIMLQYVMGTFLYDFHSLYQNFNTAIFENKTLLNQFKNANFDLILTDPLFGIGSMLAYYLKVPLVYNVRWQISGEAHFLTAPSPLSYVPFPGSFLTDKMDFFQRTENVIHSLFQHLISEFVVYPRYNELCHRYLGPDTDIKSILLRADVWLVRVDFVFEFPRPTMPNIVYIGGFQCKPARPLAAEFEEFVQSSGKHGLVVMSLGSIVDSLPMEITMKIAEALSQVPQKVIWRYDGETPPNIGYNTLLAKWIPQNDLLGHPNTRAFVSHGGTNGIYEAIYHGVPVVGMPLLFDQFDNLLKLESRGAAKVINIATMHSTDLLQALNEVINGTSYGDNMKRLSALHRDQTESPMERAVFWVEYVARHKGAGHLRSESHRLPWYAYYCVDVMIFLLSVLLLLTVLVVGTLKKLCRIALKKKQKIH